ACGTCTTTTACTTGCGCATAACTGCCGGCCAGCAGACACACAGGCCAATCAGAGCCGAACATGAGCCGATCGGTGCCGAACGCCTCAAATGCAACATCGAGGTACGGACGAAAAGTCTCAGCGTTCCAGCTCTTCCAATCAGCCTCGGTCACCAGGCCGGACAACTTGCAGTGCACGTTTCGGGATTGTGCCAGCACGCGAATGTTGTGGGCCCACGTATCGATTTCGCCGGTCTCGATCGATGGCTTGGCAAGATGATCCAGCACGAACCTCTGCCTCGGAAATCGGCTAACAAACTCGACCGCTACCGGAAGCTGCCGCGCATAAATAAGAATGTCGTAGGTGAAGTTGTGGCAAGCAAGAGCGCGTATCCCTTGCTGAAAGTCATCGCGCATCAAGAAGCGATCGTCGGGTTCGGCTTGAACGATGTGCCGAAATCCGCGTAGCTTCGGAAAACGCGAGAAATATTCGAGCCGTTTCTCGATCCTGGGGTCACGTAAATTCACCCATCCTACGACGCCGGCGATGGCGGAATTCTTTTCCGCCAGATCGAGCAGGAATTTGGTTTCGTGTTCTGACTGATCCGCCTGAACTGCGATCGCCCGATCAATCCCGGCTTCGTTCATTCGTTGAATCAATTCTTCCGGCATGAAATCCCGTTTCAGGACTGTCATTTCGTTTGTAATCCAGCCGTCTCGTACCGGGTCATAACGCCAGAAGTGCTGGTGGGCGTCGATCTGCATGAAAGAATCCTGCCCTACGGGCTAGCCGTGCAGGTTGAGAAATCCTCCATCAATCGGGTAATTGGTTCCGGTTATGAAACTGGAGGCGTCGGAACAGAGAAACAGCGCGAGGGACGCTACCTCGCTGGGCTGGGCCATCCGGCCCATCGGCTGCGATTGGGCCAGCTTCTGAAACATGTCCTGCTCGCGGCCGGGATAGTTCTTGCGGACGAAGCCATCGACAAAAGGGGTGTGAACACGCGCCGGGGAAATGCAGTTGCAGCGAATGTTCTGAGTAACGTAGTCGCGCGCCACCGAATAGGTCATCGTGAGCACTGCCCCCTTGCTCATGGAGTACGCGAAGCGATCGGCCAATCCGGCGGTGGCGGCGATCGAAGCGAGATTCAGGATGACTCCTCCGCCGCCCGTCTTCATGTAATCGATGACCGCGTACATGCAGTTATAAATGCCCTTTACGTTGATGCGGAAGATGCGCTCGAAATCTTCTTCGCTGGTAGTTTCGAGCTTGCCGACGTGCGCAACTCCCGCATTGTTCACGAGGATATGGATCGCATTGCGGGCCCCAATCTTGCAGAACACATCTTTGACTTGCTGCTGGCTTGAGACGTCACACGTGTGCCACTCTGCGGCGCCGCCCTGGTCGCGAATCGTCGTCACAGTCTGCTCGGCGTTGGTCTTGTCGAGTTCGAGAATGTGGACCGCCGCGCCCTGCTGAGCGAAACAAACGGCGATCGCCTGGCCGATACCGCTGGCGCCACCGGTGATGACTGCGGTCTTACCGTCGAGCCGAAATAAGGCCGAATTGTTACCGTTCGGATTCAGAGTGAGACACCTCGTTTCCAGGGAATGAAATCGTCTTGTCCAAGGAGTTCCGCTTTGGTCCTTGTCTCGCCGCCGGCAACTTTAAGGATCAGCTCCAGAATGCGTTCGCCAGCCTCTTCCACTGACTCCTCGCCGGAAATAATTGTTCCCGTGTCGATGTCGATGGCATCGGACATTCGCTGTGCCAGCTCTGAATTGGTCGAGATCTTGATGACCGGAGCGATGGGATTCCCAGTCGGTGTACCGAGGCCAGTGGTGAAAAGAACAACGTTCGCGCCTGCGCCAACCTGTGCGGTCACGGCTTCCACATCACTCCCTGGAGTGCAGAGCAAGTTCAGGCCAGGTACAGTTGCGTACTCGGGATAATCCAGAACTGCGGTAACCGGGGAATCTCCGCCTTTACGGGCAGCTCCGGCGGATTTCATGGCGTCGGTGATGAGTCCATCCTTAATATTCCCGGGGGAGGGGTTCATTTCGAAGCCCGCTCGTACCGCTTTTGCCCGCGCTGCGTAATCGCGCATCAGTGC
The sequence above is drawn from the Acidobacteriota bacterium genome and encodes:
- a CDS encoding amidohydrolase, which encodes MQIDAHQHFWRYDPVRDGWITNEMTVLKRDFMPEELIQRMNEAGIDRAIAVQADQSEHETKFLLDLAEKNSAIAGVVGWVNLRDPRIEKRLEYFSRFPKLRGFRHIVQAEPDDRFLMRDDFQQGIRALACHNFTYDILIYARQLPVAVEFVSRFPRQRFVLDHLAKPSIETGEIDTWAHNIRVLAQSRNVHCKLSGLVTEADWKSWNAETFRPYLDVAFEAFGTDRLMFGSDWPVCLLAGSYAQVKDVIESYTRDLSVTEKKKIFGLNAARFYGLAA
- a CDS encoding short-chain dehydrogenase, producing the protein MNPNGNNSALFRLDGKTAVITGGASGIGQAIAVCFAQQGAAVHILELDKTNAEQTVTTIRDQGGAAEWHTCDVSSQQQVKDVFCKIGARNAIHILVNNAGVAHVGKLETTSEEDFERIFRINVKGIYNCMYAVIDYMKTGGGGVILNLASIAATAGLADRFAYSMSKGAVLTMTYSVARDYVTQNIRCNCISPARVHTPFVDGFVRKNYPGREQDMFQKLAQSQPMGRMAQPSEVASLALFLCSDASSFITGTNYPIDGGFLNLHG